In one window of Hyla sarda isolate aHylSar1 chromosome 1, aHylSar1.hap1, whole genome shotgun sequence DNA:
- the REEP6 gene encoding receptor expression-enhancing protein 6 isoform X1 has translation MPSLRERFTNYLNGDNIVSRLLGKVEERTGVKKDYLATGSICSLGLYLVFGYGASLVCNLIGFVYPAYRSIKAIESEDKKDDTIWLTYWVVYGVFSVVEFFSDIFLFWFPFYYLGKCAFLLWCMAPFPWNGSQTIYSRFVRPFFLKHHQTVDSVVSDLGGQALNTAENVTRQVLQTLTSSRSLLAPVGGQQALPSTSHSKEH, from the exons ATGCCGTCTCTCCGGGAGCGCTTCACCAACTACCTGAATGGGGATAACATAGTGTCCAGACTGCTGGGGAAGGTGGAGGAGAGAACCGGCGTCAAGAAGGATTATTTGGCTACCG GCTCCATCTGCTCTCTGGGCTTGTACCTGGTCTTTGGCTATGGGGCTTCTTTGGTCTGCAACTTAATTGGCTTTGTGTATCCTGCTTACAGGTC GATCAAAGCCATTGAAAGTGAAGATAAAAAGGATGACACAATATGGCTGACATACTGGGTAGTCTATGGAGTGTTCAGTGTCGTGGAGTTCTTTTCAGATATCTTTCTCTTCTGGTTTCCTTTTTACTATCTGGGAAAG tgtGCTTTCCTGCTTTGGTGTATGGCTCCTTTTCCATGGAATGGCTCACAGACCATATACAGCCGCTTTGTCAGACCATTCTTCTTAAAGCATCACCAAACTGTAGATAGTGTAGTAAGTGATCTTGGTGGTCAGGCTCTGAACACAGCAGAAAATGTCACAAGACAAG TACTACAGACTCTAACCAGCAGCAGATCTCTTCTGGCTCCAGTGGGAGGCCAGCAGGCCCTTCCCAGCACCTCT CATTCAAAGGAGCATTGA
- the REEP6 gene encoding receptor expression-enhancing protein 6 isoform X2 — MPSLRERFTNYLNGDNIVSRLLGKVEERTGVKKDYLATGSICSLGLYLVFGYGASLVCNLIGFVYPAYRSIKAIESEDKKDDTIWLTYWVVYGVFSVVEFFSDIFLFWFPFYYLGKCAFLLWCMAPFPWNGSQTIYSRFVRPFFLKHHQTVDSVVSDLGGQALNTAENVTRQAFKGALINSQEDEKSK; from the exons ATGCCGTCTCTCCGGGAGCGCTTCACCAACTACCTGAATGGGGATAACATAGTGTCCAGACTGCTGGGGAAGGTGGAGGAGAGAACCGGCGTCAAGAAGGATTATTTGGCTACCG GCTCCATCTGCTCTCTGGGCTTGTACCTGGTCTTTGGCTATGGGGCTTCTTTGGTCTGCAACTTAATTGGCTTTGTGTATCCTGCTTACAGGTC GATCAAAGCCATTGAAAGTGAAGATAAAAAGGATGACACAATATGGCTGACATACTGGGTAGTCTATGGAGTGTTCAGTGTCGTGGAGTTCTTTTCAGATATCTTTCTCTTCTGGTTTCCTTTTTACTATCTGGGAAAG tgtGCTTTCCTGCTTTGGTGTATGGCTCCTTTTCCATGGAATGGCTCACAGACCATATACAGCCGCTTTGTCAGACCATTCTTCTTAAAGCATCACCAAACTGTAGATAGTGTAGTAAGTGATCTTGGTGGTCAGGCTCTGAACACAGCAGAAAATGTCACAAGACAAG CATTCAAAGGAGCATTGATTAACTCCCAGGAAGACGAGAAAAGCAAGTGA
- the C1H19orf25 gene encoding UPF0449 protein C19orf25 homolog: MTSRSKKRIVLPSRPEPPSVDDILEDVRGAVASDPVFVCDLSEDSLIPSQEPSSDSDRQYMQSCSYVQFNNKLKEAQTELKEKYESLRASGLKLGKVIEELREAAM; this comes from the exons ATGACGTCGAGATCAAAGAAACGCATTGTTCTTCCCTCCCGTCCTGAGCCCCCCAGTGTAGATGACATTCTAGAAGATGTTCGTGGTGCAGTAGCATCCGACCCTGTATTTGTTTGCGATCTTAGTGAAG ATTCTCTGATACCTTCTCAGGAGCCCTCCAGTGACAGCGACAGGCAGTACATGCAGAGCTGCTCCTACGTGCAGTTCAACAACAAGTTAAAAGAAGCCCAGACTGAGCTGAAGGAGAAATATGAGTCATTGAGAGCTTCTGGGTTGAAGCTTGGAAAAGTTATTGAAGAGTTAAGAGAGGCAGCCATGTGA